From the Desulfovibrio sp. JY genome, one window contains:
- a CDS encoding amino acid ABC transporter ATP-binding protein produces the protein MSNDSPIISIKDVSKFFDHVVALKNVSLDVAQGEKVVIIGPSGSGKSTLLRTINRLENISRGRIVVDGHDLDDKTVDINKVRMEVGMVFQSFNLFPHKTVLQNVTLAPIKIKGMAKAEAEAMAQQLLDKVGILEKSDVFPAKLSGGQQQRVAIARALAMSPKIMLFDEPTSALDPEMIGEVLDVMVKLAREGMTMVCVTHEMGFAREVADRIVFMAEGEILEIASPETFYTNPSHPRTQKFLEQIL, from the coding sequence ATGTCAAACGATAGCCCGATCATCAGCATAAAGGACGTCAGCAAGTTCTTCGACCACGTCGTGGCGCTCAAAAACGTCAGCCTCGACGTGGCGCAGGGCGAAAAAGTGGTCATCATCGGCCCGAGCGGCTCCGGGAAATCCACGCTGCTGCGCACCATCAACCGGCTGGAGAACATCAGCCGGGGCCGGATCGTGGTGGACGGCCACGACCTCGACGACAAGACCGTCGACATCAACAAGGTGCGCATGGAAGTGGGCATGGTCTTCCAGAGCTTCAACCTGTTCCCGCACAAGACCGTGCTCCAGAACGTGACCCTCGCCCCGATCAAGATCAAGGGCATGGCCAAGGCCGAGGCCGAAGCCATGGCGCAACAACTCCTGGACAAGGTCGGCATCCTGGAAAAGTCCGACGTGTTCCCGGCCAAGCTCTCGGGCGGCCAGCAGCAGCGCGTGGCCATCGCCCGGGCCCTGGCCATGAGCCCCAAGATCATGCTCTTCGACGAGCCGACCTCGGCCCTGGACCCGGAAATGATCGGCGAAGTGCTCGACGTCATGGTCAAACTGGCCCGCGAAGGCATGACCATGGTCTGCGTGACCCACGAAATGGGATTTGCCCGCGAAGTGGCCGATCGCATCGTGTTCATGGCCGAAGGCGAAATCCTCGAAATCGCCTCGCCGGAAACCTTCTACACCAACCCCTCCCACCCCCGTACCCAGAAGTTTCTGGAACAGATTTTGTGA
- a CDS encoding adenylate/guanylate cyclase domain-containing protein translates to MHFKPFFYVCLILAALTAGLFFSSLQPARRVDAWNSDLWHVLAGKRHEPTRVAVALLDDEALAAEPDRPLVFWGPLYAKILATLHKVGVAAIGLDIQPALSPVTWMDIIGSDASRDFDRDFMLELAKGKVILAASVSNESGEPAFSLPAADYLIALPGHEADLGLTNVPLDRDGVVRRFAPALYSKGEPRLSFAAALAQKADPKAPGLADIDTPAALAPRPIVFSGPPETFKHISFARLLAKDAADDPEVKALAGKVVILGIDIHGAHDRLASPYSLPLFGAPKEFMPGPEIHANIVEALLTGRSLKPIGHVTASALWLPFLALCALACARLGPGRSVLATMACGLASFGLGYGLFRTGWLLPLAGLDVGLTLTWAGANAVRLTRGEREKAHIRHAFGRYVSEAAIAGILKSGQPPALGGSLATVTILFSDIRNFTTLSEKLSAQEVVELLNAYFSKVCDIILAHGGMIDKFIGDAVMAVFGAPLADPSHARQALATALGMVEAAREFQGWMRQRFPKLGDWEFHIGVGLHSGPAVVGNIGSRQRLDFTVIGDTVNTASRLEGFTKVMGCPVVASRATVELAGPGILTGRAEQAQVKGKSEPVPALEILGLADQ, encoded by the coding sequence ATGCACTTCAAGCCCTTTTTTTATGTTTGCCTCATCCTCGCCGCCTTGACGGCGGGGCTTTTCTTTTCCTCGCTGCAACCGGCCAGGCGCGTCGATGCCTGGAACTCGGATCTGTGGCACGTCCTCGCCGGCAAGCGCCACGAGCCCACGCGCGTGGCCGTGGCCCTGCTCGACGACGAGGCCCTCGCCGCCGAACCGGACCGGCCGCTGGTCTTCTGGGGACCGCTGTACGCCAAGATCCTGGCCACGCTGCACAAGGTGGGCGTGGCGGCCATCGGCCTGGACATCCAGCCGGCCCTTTCCCCTGTCACCTGGATGGACATCATCGGCTCCGATGCCAGCCGCGACTTCGACCGCGACTTCATGTTGGAGCTGGCCAAGGGCAAGGTCATCCTGGCCGCCAGCGTCTCCAACGAATCCGGCGAACCGGCCTTCAGCCTGCCGGCGGCCGATTACCTGATCGCCCTGCCCGGACACGAGGCGGATCTGGGGCTCACCAACGTGCCGCTCGACCGCGACGGCGTGGTGCGCCGCTTCGCCCCGGCGCTCTATTCCAAGGGAGAGCCCAGGCTGTCGTTCGCCGCCGCCCTGGCCCAAAAAGCCGATCCCAAGGCCCCGGGGCTGGCCGACATCGACACGCCGGCGGCCCTGGCCCCGCGGCCCATCGTCTTTTCCGGCCCGCCCGAGACCTTCAAGCACATAAGCTTCGCCAGACTCCTGGCCAAGGACGCGGCCGACGATCCCGAAGTGAAGGCGCTGGCCGGCAAGGTGGTCATCCTCGGCATCGACATCCACGGCGCTCACGACCGGCTGGCCTCCCCCTACTCCCTGCCGCTTTTCGGCGCGCCCAAGGAATTCATGCCCGGCCCGGAAATCCACGCCAACATCGTGGAGGCGCTTTTGACCGGCCGCAGCCTGAAGCCCATCGGGCATGTCACGGCGTCCGCCCTCTGGCTGCCCTTCCTGGCCCTTTGCGCCCTGGCCTGCGCCCGACTCGGCCCCGGGCGGTCGGTGCTGGCAACCATGGCCTGCGGCCTGGCCTCCTTCGGCCTGGGCTACGGCCTGTTTCGCACCGGCTGGCTTTTGCCCCTGGCCGGGCTTGATGTCGGCCTGACGCTCACCTGGGCCGGAGCCAACGCGGTGCGCCTGACGCGAGGCGAACGCGAAAAGGCCCACATCCGCCACGCCTTCGGCAGATACGTGTCCGAGGCGGCCATCGCCGGCATCCTCAAAAGCGGCCAGCCGCCAGCCCTTGGCGGATCGCTGGCCACGGTCACCATCCTTTTCTCCGACATCCGCAATTTCACGACCTTGAGCGAGAAGCTCTCGGCGCAGGAAGTCGTCGAACTGCTAAACGCCTACTTCTCCAAGGTCTGCGACATCATCCTGGCTCACGGCGGCATGATCGACAAATTCATCGGTGACGCGGTCATGGCCGTTTTCGGCGCGCCCCTGGCCGATCCCAGCCACGCCCGGCAGGCGTTGGCCACGGCGCTCGGCATGGTGGAAGCGGCCCGGGAATTCCAGGGCTGGATGCGGCAGCGCTTCCCCAAACTCGGCGACTGGGAATTTCACATCGGCGTGGGGCTGCACAGCGGCCCGGCCGTCGTCGGCAACATCGGCTCACGCCAGCGTCTCGATTTCACGGTCATCGGCGACACCGTCAACACCGCCTCGCGCCTGGAAGGCTTCACCAAGGTCATGGGCTGCCCGGTGGTGGCCAGCCGGGCCACGGTGGAACTGGCCGGGCCCGGCATCTTGACGGGACGTGCCGAGCAGGCCCAAGTGAAAGGCAAGAGCGAACCCGTGCCGGCCCTGGAAATCCTCGGGCTGGCCGACCAATAA